From a single Arachis hypogaea cultivar Tifrunner chromosome 3, arahy.Tifrunner.gnm2.J5K5, whole genome shotgun sequence genomic region:
- the LOC112790488 gene encoding protein BIG GRAIN 1-like B: MEKEENLTYPQRKKTPSFSSTLLDAIYCSIDGSKSDLDNHQQVGHHHHHLNEEKTNPTTTMKHNHGGVGGGGGGGNNKNKNKNKKEKMMNNHLCRHAVMLNDEFSHQIFTNSVTSSASSECSYGVGATFSSSSSKQQRKKKNQKKQQKKKEKRAGDSDRFARSKLRALKMYGELNRKVKQPISPRSRIANFLCSIFNSGSVKKAKKMCYVGAVDDVNLTFQHKSKSPCFSSSSSTTTMAAASFSRRSCTSKTSSSSSSKAKNDNNNNNGDKRSVRFYPVSLILGENDSQQQRYSAYSEKDPSLFSLNVRKITRSSTSCIEARENHSSREGNDGKFEYISGYYGNCQDEDVDQDEDEDALSYSSSDLFELDHIICGAEGRYQEELPVYETTNLETNKAIANGLCS, encoded by the coding sequence ATGGAGAAGGAGGAGAACTTAACCTACCCACAAAGAAAAAAAACCCCTTCTTTCTCTTCCACCCTCTTAGATGCCATATACTGTTCAATTGACGGATCAAAATCCGACCTTGACAATCATCAACAAGtgggtcatcatcatcatcacttgaATGAAGAAAAAACCAACCCAACCACCACCATGAAACATAACCATGGTGgggttgggggtgggggtggtggaggcaacaacaagaacaagaacaagaacaagaaggagaagatgatgaaTAATCATCTTTGTCGTCACGCAGTGATGCTAAATGATGAATTCTCTCATCAAATCTTCACGAACTCTGTCACCTCATCAGCCTCCTCAGAATGTAGCTATGGTGTTGGTGCAACATTTTCATCATCATCGTCAAAGcagcagaggaagaagaagaatcagaaaaagcagcagaagaagaaggaaaagcgTGCTGGTGATAGTGATAGATTTGCAAGGAGCAAGCTAAGAGCATTGAAAATGTACGGCGAATTGAACCGGAAAGTTAAGCAACCAATCTCTCCGAGAAGCCGAATAGCTAACTTCCTATGTTCAATCTTCAACTCTGGAAGCGTGAAGAAGGCCAAGAAGATGTGTTACGTTGGAGCAGTTGATGATGTAAACTTAACATTCCAACACAAATCCAAGTCCCCatgtttttcttcttcatcatcaacaacaacaatggcggCGGCTTCGTTTTCAAGAAGGTCTTGCACGAGCAAaacctcatcatcatcttcatcaaaaGCGAAGaacgacaataataataataatggagacaAAAGATCTGTGAGATTTTACCCAGTTAGCTTAATTCTTGGGGAGAATGATTCTCAACAACAGAGGTACAGTGCTTATAGTGAGAAAGATCCAAGCTTGTTTTCATTGAATGTTAGAAAGATTACAAGAAGTTCTACTTCTTGCATAGAAGCAAGAGAAAATCATTCTTCACGTGAAGGTAATGATGGTAAATTCGAGTATATTAGTGGATATTATGGTAATTGTCAAGATGAGGATGTGGACcaggatgaggatgaggatgctTTGAGTTATTCAAGTTCTGATCTGTTCGAATTAGATCATATTATTTGTGGAGCTGAAGGAAGGTACCAAGAAGAACTTCCGGTTTATGAGACTACAAATTTAGAAACCAACAAGGCCATTGCTAATGGTCTTTGTTCCTAG